The genomic segment ATTTATTGCGCAAGGGCCCTATGCCCGAGCGACGAGGAAACCCCTTTATAGCAACATTACCACCTGGACTTATAGAGTATTCATCGAACAACAACGATTCTGTCGTGTTTTTATCTCCAGAAGAAACAGCCCCAGGGAGAGCTTCGATCTCAACGACCGGGATATCCGCCCAAGGATCGGGTGGCTCAGCTCGATCAATCGCGACTTTTTTTGCAATTTCTGGACTCATCTCACCCCAAATAAAGTCGCCATCTTCTGATAAAGCATAAGGTCCACGTCGCCATTTATAGGGGTGCTCACCAATACCAACCAACTTGTGATGAGCTGTATAAGTAATTTTTATATCTGTGCGGGTATTGGTGTAGATCAAGCGTGACTCTTCATCGAATCCGTTTTGGGTGTAGGGCCCGTTATATTTATCCCATTTATAATTTTTAAGCTCAAAAGACGACTTGCCGTAGCCTTGCAAAATAGCTCTTGATTTTTCATGCTCGCCGGCATGATGATAAAGCCATGAGAAATCTATCGCTGTATTTTCTGTTATTCCATAATATTCTTCAAAGTAAGAAATAAACTTTTTGGAACGAATCAAACTTTCCGGACTTCCTTGCTCTGCACGATACCGAAACAACACTAACGCTCGATCCATTAGCTTACTTGGCCGGACTGGATTAACTTTTCCTGCCGCTATTTTCGCCATAACTCTATCTTGCTCGTTCATTACCGTCGATGTTACTGGGTCGGCATTAAACAGTATATACGGATAGACACTAGGAAAATCGTGTAACACTTCTTTCAGAAGATTGTTTGACAGGCGGTTTAAATCGGAACTATTTTGGTTCTCCAAAAAAAGTGCTAACGCCTCTCTGTTTTTACTATATTTCTTGTCTCGCTTAAGCATACTATGATTGCGCTCAAGCTGTTCGCTCTCGGCCCTGATCAAGTCAACATAGCTATAAATCTGCGATTTCGCTGGCTCCTTGTAATCAGCTTCTTGTTGATTTTTTTGCAGCTTAAATTCCTGTTCCTTTTGTTTATTATTTGCGTAATTACTATTACGCAAAACGTTCCAAAAATGTCTTGTAAACCTCGCCTCGTTCACACGATCTACTGAGTCGGCGGCGAGAAACATCAAGCGATCATGCTCGTTAACTTCATCATCTTCAAAGGGACCCATTGGCCCTTCGCCATCAGCCCCGGGTATTTGGTCTACGGCCCAAGACAACATTTGTTCCCCCAGCCCACAGAGGCCGATCTCAGGTCGACACAGGCTATAGCCGAGCATAACCCGAGGCTTTAGGTAAGCCTCATCTAAAAACACACTCGACGCAAATCCATCGACCGCAATTCTCATTCGAGACTGGCGCCTTTGAGGCGACTGCTCTGCAGTTTCTGGATAAAACTCCACAGAGGGCAAGTCAGTGGCATAGAGAACATCCATGCCACTAGCCGCAACGGCTAAGTTCGTGTTCAGCATTGCCTCTCGGTTGTGCCCGACGTTGTAGTAAGCCTGATACCACGACCGTTTCTGAGCAATGCTATAATGACCATTTCGCGGCGGCGAAAAGCGAATTTTATATCCTGGCTGGTGATATTTTAAACGCAGATACTCAAGTGCCAAGACTGACTCATCCAGATCTAAACCTTCGACAGGATTTGAGTAGGGCCTGTTAAAAATATAGTCCAAGTTATAGTGAATTTTTTTTATCACTTTGTTTGACTGATCTAGCAAGCCAGTATCTATAAGCGCTTTTCGTATTTTCTCTCTCTCATCTCTACTAATAGTTGAGCCGAAATAGTCATCAATACTTTTGTTGCGGTTTATGGATGTAGCTCTATAGATAGTATCGGGATCGTTGCTGCCCAGAACATCGATATTGAGCTTTTTTGCTCGAGTACTTTCTTGCTCATCATCAAGAATAAGCGAGAGCGAAAACTTAGCAGCATAATTCAACGGATCATATTCAAGCGATTCCTCAAGAAGCCTAACGGCCGCATTAACTTGACTTTTAACAGGCCGCTTGGCGAGCTCAGTATAAAAGCTATTAGCAATCTTATGTCTTCCATTACGAACATATTTTGTTGTCGCTACGCCTTGTAGATCGGCTGCTTGGAATAACAATTCACGAGATTTACTCTGGTCTTCGGTGGTAACCCCGGCCACTACCGGAGAGAGAGATGTGTTAATAGTTTCACTGGTCTGTCTGTAAATTTCTTGCCAATCACTACCCTTTAAAATAAACAACTCTCTGCCGTTATCAACAGAGTCAATATAAAGGCAAAGCGTTATTAAGGACTCTAAACGAGTGGTTTCAACTCGGTACACGCCATGAACGGCCCAATCGGCTTTTGCTCGCAAGGAGGATCGATCCTCTTCGGCGTATTGAAGCTTTCGCAGGCCCTCTTCAATCACCAAAGGCATAACCTGTGTTCTTGCCAGGACCCGATAGCTCTTTTCTTTTCCGTTAACTAGCCGCTCTATTAGGTGCTCACTTAGATCGCGCCCTTTAGCTAGATTCTTATCGTCTACTGATATATCAAAAAAATGGCCAATAGCGATTTTACGCTGTGCTTGCTCAGACTCTGCTGTGCCTCTCTGAGATCTGACCTTAGGCGCTTGCGTTTGCACAAAAGTCGAGGCTTTTCGCACAGCTTGCTTCAAAGTGGCGATCGTAAACAAGAAGCGAGCAGCGCTTACCACCTCGCCTGTGTTATTGTCAAGAAGCTTCAGGGTGTAGGCTTTACCCTCTTCACCGGACAATAACGAGCCGACTAAAGAGTAATCTGAAAGCGGTAATTTCATCAGCGATTGCTGGTTTTCTCGTGCCTGGTCGCCCGCAAGTGCCGTCGTTTTTTCACGAAACAATGCATCCATAAAGGAACGATCAAGCAGCTCAATCTGAGAACTTGAAGCCAATTCAATCATCAGCAAAGACGTGATCAGCTCAGAGAGCTCAGGTCCATCGCTATTTTTCTGGCTGTATAACGTAGTGTCCAATGGGTATAGTGCAATGCGAGGTACGAACGTCGTCTCGGAAGAAGAGCTCTCTGGGGGGACCAACACCGGCGACGCAGCCTCAGAAGTGGGAGTGGGCACATCCAGTGTCGAAGGCGTGGATTGCTGCGTCATCGCCGGACTTTCTATAGGCTCTGTCAGGCTGACAGTCGATAGCCAGCCGGCCAGCTGCAACCCGACAACAACCGCCAGTAACAAAATCAATACATTCGTGATCTTGAAGGCTGACTTTTTAATATTTTGTTTCACGCTCAACAACCCTGTTTTAGATACTATGGCTTACAACCCTACCAGTTTAGGTAGCAGGCGCTCCGCAATTTTAGCTGACGCACTTTGCAGTGCACTTTTCGCGGCTATCATTTCGCTGACATCAATCGCAACTTCTACTTGTCTATCCACAGCAATCACACGATTAGTCGCTTGGTCTATCGCTTTGACCTCCAGCCGTGCCTTTACACCAACAATCTCGCCCTTACGAGTTGAAACCTCGGTAAAACCTTCGCCCCGAATTAGAATGTCGGCACTTTTTGCGCTTTTAGAACCAGCATCAACAACATCAAATCCAGAGCCCATACTGTAAAAGATCATCTCAGTTTCTGCAGCTGGATCTTTGGCCGCTCGATTAATATGTTGCTCACGAATTGAAATCGCCAAAGTGGGTCTCTCTTGGTCTCCAAGGTTTTTCTTAAGTTCGGCCAAACGATCGTTTCTACTAACGGGCTTCGCCAACAGCGTATCTGCGTTACTGGAGATAACATTCGCTACTTGGTTGGAAAGATCTTGTGTCAAACTAAGAACACTATCGTTCACGCTACCTTCAACTGATGCTCCCAAAACTCGACTTGTTTCCGTACCAATTATCTTGGCGACAATCATTAGGTGGTCTTCAATTTCAAAAATGGTACCGGTAACAATGATTTTTGCTCCCGTCAACTGTCCCACCTGAATCGCCTGTTGCGGGTTCACCATTCCGGACAAGCTAAGCACCGCTTCGTCTTCAAGCTTGTTAAGCTCTTCGCGATCCACCAAAGCTATATTTGGGTTTATAACCAGATTTGCGAACAGAATAGATCCAATTTTCTCTCCCATCCCCGATATCGCTCGGCCCTTCTCGGAGAAGTCAAAAATGGCAACAGGGTGAAGAGTCTCTGCGGTATCGGAAAAGCTCATTGGGGCAGCCGAGCAAAGGAAAAGTGCCAACAATAGGTTAAACACAACTTTCATAATATTTCCCTAAAGAGTAATTGTTATAAGTTTTCGTTGGCCAACAAACGCGCCAATACGATTTGTGGAACTGGAGATTCATCGATACGTTCAATTAACGGAAAGGCGCATACAATCAGGCGCCCTCCCGATCCGGAATAGTCCAACTGCAGCCAACTCCAACCTGTTGGTGTTTCAGGTTTCACTTCAACCTCTGCCCCAGAGTCGCTATACGAAGGAATAAGTCGATAGGTTAGTGTAGAGTTCAGCTCGGGCCAAGTCAGGCCGCGGAGCAGCGGTAAAGGAAAGTGATCGGACAATGACATCGCCGTAGGCATATGCGTAAGATCAGGCGAATCATATAGCGGAAACGTCCCCGATACAGGCTGAAGGATAACGACCGCCTGCCCTGTACGGGCGAGCTCAAGTAAAACAGGTGTAAGACCTCTGACGTCATCTAAAGCGAGGCCCGCGCCTATAACAATAAGGCCAGGTGAGGCCGCATTAAGAAGTTGCGATTTTGAGATTTGATTGTAGGGAAGCTTCAGCGATTGAAAGGCTTTTACGGTGGCCTGACTCGGGTCAAACAGTTGAATCCGTCTCGATCCAAGTGCTTGTCTTTCGGCCCACAGCACATCTTGCCCGTATATATTTAAAGCAATTTTTTTATGAGCAATAGAGTCGGGGTTGCCTTTTTCGAAAACAACCACCGATAGCTGCCCACTCACAACTGCGCTTGGCGTCAGCTTTGGGGCAGCCAAAGTGAGCTGCACCACACCCAAACCATCGCGATCTAGATCGGCGCGGCCCTGCCCACTTGACAAGATCCGCCCTTTGACGGACAACTCCCAGTGAATTGATACCTGCGCATTTGCCAGCCCAAGTAACGAAATCTCGTACTGTGTTGGCTTACCGCCAAATAGCGCCGGCCATGATTTGTCATTGCTTATAGTCAGAGCGAGAGCATGAGAGGGTATAAACGCTAGAAATAGTAATAGAATCTTCCAATGAGCCACTTTCACCTTCCTGTGAATGACGAGCTATATGATTACATCGTCAAATTTATTCTTAGCAGTCATTCAAGAAGAAGCACTGGGCCACTTACGTTGTTATTTTCATGACTACAAACAAGAATAGACTATAAAGCACTGCTCTTTGGACCACAAGAAATAGGGCACATAAGTTGGCGTGTGTTAATCCTCCCAAACTTACGCGACATATGCTATGCGTCATTACAACGTTTGCGATATTGAGGACACCCACGAAATTACTGAGTGCATTTAGAGGGCGCCCACAAGCTTGACATCTAATGTGTGGGTGTCCTATTTATTTCCGTCGTGGGAAAAATACGTGGGTGTCCCAAAAACAGTCTCACGTAAAATGTATGGGTGCTTAGATAAAAGACATAAAAAAGGGGCCGCTGTGGGCCCTATTAAAGATCAGTGAAATAACTTAATGCCCTCTCGGCTCCGGATACCAGGGATCCGGCACATACAGCTCTTTTTCCATGCGCTTGTAGTATTCCAGCTCGTGGGCGGGTTTGGCTGCGCCTTTGGGTAAAGGCAGGCCGTTTACGCTCTGGAAGTAACTAATACAGGCGTCGCGCCAGTGTTTGGCATCGCGCAGCTGTATTTCTAATAGCGCTTTAACGCGCTGGTAGCGTTCGGTATCGACGTAATCTTTCACGCTTTCCCAGGCTTTCTGCATTTGCTTAACCTGAGCGACACCTGTGTCGTACTTATGTACCAATTCTTGCCATAGGGTACGGCCGGAATCCATTTTGTAATCCCAGTTTAAGTGATGGAACCACAGCAGAATATCCTCAGGGGTGGTGGCCGGGTCGGCAAACTTTTTGGTGAGTTGTTGGTGATACTGTTCGATGGCGTTGGAGCCGGATTGGGTGCGATCAAAACCAATACCGTCTTCACTGGCTTGGTGGTAGTAGTAAGCAGTCCAGTCCGGGCGACCAGATTTGTCGTGCCAGGGTGCCGGGCCATAGTGATGACCTTGGGCGTACAAATGGGTTAGGCCCAGCGGCATGCGATAGTTAACGCCGGCCTCGCGGGAGATGGCCATAACCTCTTGCATAGGTTTCAAGAACTCGGCGTCATTGCTAAAGGTCTGGCGCAGCCATTCGTCGGCAATTGCATCGGAACTCAAGTTGACATCCCACGCCAGGCGGCCAAACGCGTACCAGCTGCTTTGCACAAACGGGTGGCTGGTCCAATTGCGCGAATTGCCGGGGTTGATCACCGCAGCCATGCCGGTTTGCTGGTAGTCGAACACTTCGCCAGCGAGAATTTTACCGATGGTGGAGCCTTCGCCTTGGGCGTAGGTGTCAGCGTTCAGCGCCTCGGTAAACAGCGGGCCCTGATAGGCCAGGTGATAGGAAAAGCCAAAGTACTCCTGGGTGACTTGCAGCTCCAGGGCAATGTTGGTTTTTTCTAAACTGCCAAACAGAGGCGAGAAAGGCTCGCGTGGCTGGAAGTCGATAGGTCCGTTTTTAATTTGCACAATGACATTGTCTTTGAACTTACCGTCCAAGGGCATAAATTCATCGTAAGCTTCGCGGAAGCGGTCACCCTGCTCGGGGGCATAGACAAAGGCGCGCCAGAAAACAACACCGCCAAATGGCTCTAAGGCTTCGGCCAGCATATTGGCGCCTTCGGCATGGTTACGGTTAAAGTCTTGCGGGCCTGGCTGGCCTTCGGAGTTGGCTTTCACCAAAAAGCCGCCAAAGTCGGGAATATATTCATAGACTTTTTTGGTCCGCTCTTTCCACCACTGCTGAACTTCGGGGTCTAGCGGGTCGGCGGTTGCAAAACCGTCTAACAGCATGGGCGAATTAAATTTCACCGACAGGTACAGCTTGATGCCGTAGGGGCGGAATACATCGGCCAGAGCAGCGGCCTTTTCTAAGAATTGATCGGTGAGGATGCGCGCATCGGCGTTTACATTGTTGATCACCGTACCGTTAATACCCAATGAAGCGTTAATGCGGGCGTAATCGTGGTAACGCGGATTGTCTTTATAAGCGGGTAAGGTGCCCCAGTCCCACAGCGACAGGCCGGCGTAACCGCGTTCGACTACGCGGTTTAAGTTATCCCAGTGATTGACCACACGATGCTGTACCGATGGCGCCGAGGCAATGTTTAAATTGGTAACCGACTGGCCGGTTTGCATTAACCGCAGTAAATGAAAACTGCCGTAAAGTACGCCCGCATCCGAGTTGGCGGCGATGGCGGTAGTGCCGTTACCCAGAGATTGAATCACAAAACCCTCGGGGCCGACTCCGCTCAATGCCTGCCCCAGTTGGTTAAGTTCGGGGGCATGTGCCGGGGTGCCGATCAGCAGACGGCCTTTTGCGCCGGAGTCGTTGCCGGGCTTTTGCCCCGTAACTCCCTGTAAACCGCGTTCCAATTCGGCAATAGCCAGATCCATGGTGGGTGAGCTGTGGCTGGCCTCTAGGTGACTAAATTGCTGGCGGTATTGTTGCGCCAGTGTCGGTTCGGCCGCCTGGTAGCGCAGCCACATACGGTAGCCGTCTTCGGCCTGGGCGGCCAGGGTGCCAAACAGGGTGAGCGAAATACACACTCGGGCAAGAAATCGAATCATAACGGGTCCTGCTTAGGTTATTGTCATTATGACCACTATAGCATTTTGCTCGGCGTTGTTCCCTTACCGAGACTGGGTGAATGGATCAATTTTTGTATACCCAGCTCCTCGTTAAGCAAAAACTACGTGGAGGAGTTGCCCTTGGACACCAGCTGGATTAATGCTGGAAGCAATCTTGTAATGACTGCTATCTGGTTGATTTATTTGCAATTTTTTTATTTCAGTTACCGCCGTTCGAACCGCCCGTTTATGATCATTCATCAGGCTCAGGGGGACGGCCCCGAGGCGCCTTGTCTATTTGTAAATATGAGCAAAGAGCCGATACATGTACAAAGTATTGTCGCGTATCTCGACACTGGTGAGGGCTTGCGTTCTTGTTTTATTACCGATTACCAGCGTCACTCCCCCGAGGATACCAAGGCCGGAGAGGGTTTGCGTGAGGGCCCTATTCAGCCCGGCGGCTACTTGGTACTGGGTAGCTTCAACGATATTTTTAGCTGCCATCCGGAAATCGGGGGAGAGCGTGGCAATGATCATCAGGCCTTGAATGGGCGCAAATTGGAGATATGTGTGGCGGTTACCCACGGTCCCAGCGAGCATCTGATTGGCGCTCGGCGGGTGTTTCGCATTTGCCAGACTGAGAAGGCCACCACATTGCAGGCGCACAGTATTTATACCGAGCAACTGACCTCGCGACGCAAGTGCAAAGATGTACGTCGCTGGGTGCAGGAGCGCTTTCGTCCCGAGCAGGACAGCGAGCAAGAAGATCGGGGCACCGAGCAGAAAGTTCGTTAGCGCACCTTGCACGGGTTGCCAAACGCGCTGACGTTTTCCGGAATATCCCGGGTAACGACACTGCCTGCTCCGATCACGCTGCCAGCGCCGATGGTAACGCCCGGCAAAATAATACAGCCGCCGCCAATCCAAACGTTATCGCCTATGGTCACCGGCGCGGCGAAACCGATATGGGCATTGCGCTGCTCGATGTCCATGGGGTGGCTGGCGGTGTAAATCTGAACATTCGGCGCAATAAACACATTGCTTCCAATAGTGACCGGACAGCAGTCTAAAAGTACAAAGTTAAAGTTGATAAACACATTGCTGCCGATATGGGTGTTGCAACCATAGTCGATGCGCATGGGCTTTTCGATATGCACATTGTCGCCCACCGAGGCAAAAATTCGCTGCTGCAAAGCGTTTTTATGGCCCGCATCGCGAGGCTTGGTGTTGTTAAATTGATCCACCAATTCGCGGGTTTGAAATCGTATCTCGGTTAGCTCCGGGTCGTTAATCCAATAGCGTTCGCCCGCTAGCATCTTGTCTTTTTCTGTGGTCATGTCGGTCTCCAAAGTTTACACAATGGTAGCGTTTTCCCTATTTGTCTGCCTAGGGCCTGTTCACGCTAATTAAATGCAGCCTGTTGTGACTAAAAATTCGTCAATCAAGGCGCGAGGAGAGTGGTTTGGTTATTCCAAATGAACGACGAGCAACGCAGGGTGGCGGATTTTTAGCCGCAACCCGAAGGGCTGGAACCAGTTTTATCCCCAGCGTTGTTGCCGATCGCTTATTTGGAATAACCAAACTTCGCTCACGGCGCCTAGCTGGAAACAAAACTGGCTTCCAGCAGGCGCATTTAATTAGCGTGAACAGGCCCCAGTCACTGGGCTATAGTAGATGCAGACTATTTAAGGAGTGAAAAATGAGCAAAACAGTGCTGGGCCCTGATGGCGAGCCCCGATGTGGGTGGTGCGCCAATGTAGCTGAGTTCTTTCCCTATCACGATAACGAGTGGGGTTACCCGGTTGCCGATGACATTCGACTGTTTGAAAAAATCTGCCTGGAGAGTTTTCAGTCGGGTTTGAGCTGGCGCACTATTCTGGCTAAGCGCGAAAATTTTCGTCGCGCGTTCGCGGGTTTTGATTTTAATAAAGTCGCTCAGTTTAATGATGCTGACATTAAGCGCTTGTTGGCCGATGAAGGCATAGTAAGGCACAGGGGGAAAATTGAAGCGGTAATCAATAATGCTAGAAGAGCACAGGAGCTGGTGGCTGATGAGGGATCGTTGGCGGTGTTTTTCTGGCGCTTTGAGCCGGCCGCTGAAAGTTTGGCACAGCCTCAGGTGCTCACCACCACTGAGGAATCAAAAGCAATGGCAAAGGCATTGAAAAACCGCGGCTGGAAATTTGTGGGGCCCACCACGGCGTTTGCTTTTATGCAGGCAATGGGGTTGGTGAATGATCATCTTCACGGCTGTGTATATCGCGACCCGGTAGAAAAAGCGAGGCGGGAGTTTCTCCGGCCTCGCTAGTGAGGTCTATCTACCTGAAGGGCTCATTGCAAAGCCTGTTTGCTTAATGAGTGGCTGCGATGTTGCCTGTTAAATATTCTCGTATTGCATCCAGCAACTGTTGCAGTTTGTCTCGCTGCGCCATACCAATGCGAATGTACGAATCGTTATCCAAGCCAAAGACTTCACCCTTTAGAGGTTTGATTAATATACCGTGCTGCTCCTTTAGGTAGTTTGCTAACGTGGTGTTATCGCACGCATGCAGCTTTGCCATTACAAACATGCCTTTGGCGTTTGAGTCGGTGCTCACGCCGGTTTTTTGTAACTCGCCGATAAGCCACTTGCGAGTGGTGCGTAAATCCCACCAAGTTTCGCGATAACTGTCCAGGTTCTGCAGTGCAGTACAGGCTGCATGCTTGGCCAACTCGGTGGGAAGATGTGGATCTCGAAGAATGTTTAACAGTTTTGTGGTTTTCCTGTGGCTGTAAAGATAGCCAATG from the Gilvimarinus sp. DA14 genome contains:
- a CDS encoding DNA-3-methyladenine glycosylase I, whose translation is MSKTVLGPDGEPRCGWCANVAEFFPYHDNEWGYPVADDIRLFEKICLESFQSGLSWRTILAKRENFRRAFAGFDFNKVAQFNDADIKRLLADEGIVRHRGKIEAVINNARRAQELVADEGSLAVFFWRFEPAAESLAQPQVLTTTEESKAMAKALKNRGWKFVGPTTAFAFMQAMGLVNDHLHGCVYRDPVEKARREFLRPR
- a CDS encoding sugar O-acetyltransferase, whose translation is MTTEKDKMLAGERYWINDPELTEIRFQTRELVDQFNNTKPRDAGHKNALQQRIFASVGDNVHIEKPMRIDYGCNTHIGSNVFINFNFVLLDCCPVTIGSNVFIAPNVQIYTASHPMDIEQRNAHIGFAAPVTIGDNVWIGGGCIILPGVTIGAGSVIGAGSVVTRDIPENVSAFGNPCKVR
- a CDS encoding CsgG/HfaB family protein, translated to MKVVFNLLLALFLCSAAPMSFSDTAETLHPVAIFDFSEKGRAISGMGEKIGSILFANLVINPNIALVDREELNKLEDEAVLSLSGMVNPQQAIQVGQLTGAKIIVTGTIFEIEDHLMIVAKIIGTETSRVLGASVEGSVNDSVLSLTQDLSNQVANVISSNADTLLAKPVSRNDRLAELKKNLGDQERPTLAISIREQHINRAAKDPAAETEMIFYSMGSGFDVVDAGSKSAKSADILIRGEGFTEVSTRKGEIVGVKARLEVKAIDQATNRVIAVDRQVEVAIDVSEMIAAKSALQSASAKIAERLLPKLVGL
- a CDS encoding alpha-glucuronidase family glycosyl hydrolase, with the translated sequence MIRFLARVCISLTLFGTLAAQAEDGYRMWLRYQAAEPTLAQQYRQQFSHLEASHSSPTMDLAIAELERGLQGVTGQKPGNDSGAKGRLLIGTPAHAPELNQLGQALSGVGPEGFVIQSLGNGTTAIAANSDAGVLYGSFHLLRLMQTGQSVTNLNIASAPSVQHRVVNHWDNLNRVVERGYAGLSLWDWGTLPAYKDNPRYHDYARINASLGINGTVINNVNADARILTDQFLEKAAALADVFRPYGIKLYLSVKFNSPMLLDGFATADPLDPEVQQWWKERTKKVYEYIPDFGGFLVKANSEGQPGPQDFNRNHAEGANMLAEALEPFGGVVFWRAFVYAPEQGDRFREAYDEFMPLDGKFKDNVIVQIKNGPIDFQPREPFSPLFGSLEKTNIALELQVTQEYFGFSYHLAYQGPLFTEALNADTYAQGEGSTIGKILAGEVFDYQQTGMAAVINPGNSRNWTSHPFVQSSWYAFGRLAWDVNLSSDAIADEWLRQTFSNDAEFLKPMQEVMAISREAGVNYRMPLGLTHLYAQGHHYGPAPWHDKSGRPDWTAYYYHQASEDGIGFDRTQSGSNAIEQYHQQLTKKFADPATTPEDILLWFHHLNWDYKMDSGRTLWQELVHKYDTGVAQVKQMQKAWESVKDYVDTERYQRVKALLEIQLRDAKHWRDACISYFQSVNGLPLPKGAAKPAHELEYYKRMEKELYVPDPWYPEPRGH